In Candidatus Methanosphaera massiliense, the following are encoded in one genomic region:
- a CDS encoding right-handed parallel beta-helix repeat-containing protein: MNNHSKMLLFIVSMVFIIIMGISAISAANVTDIGSHDNGRVATYTDSSASYCVNDAATSADNNIVQSSNTDNIAVSSQNNNKLGTVNKSSSTTSNKNLKQYGNTYYISTDGSSYNSGRSSYDAWSYGYGLNTLKNSRYNNSVVYIQSGTYYVNSTVTFNKKVTLTIRGDGYVTLYGNEGNSCFNIVNGNVSIYNINFVNFYGTNGGAIHNTANNTILRYNKFTNNYANIGGAVYINGNNNELIENTFEYNRASYGGAVYVKGQSNNVRYNNMSENNADYSGGAINNLGIYTRIISNGFYNNNAGTLGGAVSNWNTNGVSIKYNTISYNQANYGGAVYYRGKYVNIYDNDFSSNEAQHSGGSVFVIGQNNQLKENQFSNNNANNGAGINNLGTNTVISGNKFTSNTASSVGGAISNWNAVDATITSNTITNNSASYGAVYVKGKNIKLTQNNIDGNTATSSGGAIFNIGTKTQIINNTISYNTASSYGGAINNWNAAYVLVKDNIIMYNNATTGGAIYLKSSNSNITHNTIFDNYAENSGGAVYNIGNNNIINLNNLQYNEAYNSGSVLYNEWPSKNLLVKNNTINNNIADEGTIIVNEYQAKIIGNNINYNEVNNGIIIANYAASTKTVISQNNFKGNYLYDNTGEGDFNSIVFCSGENTNITSNTFTDNYIANYGMITVRYTTNARISYNTIKNNEMEGNGLIYNYRSYKTRITNNKITNNGIGSGNSGAIVIESGSTRTTTSGNTIKNNYYYSDY; encoded by the coding sequence ATGAATAATCATTCTAAAATGTTATTATTTATAGTATCAATGGTTTTCATTATAATAATGGGAATATCAGCTATTAGTGCTGCTAACGTTACAGATATTGGTAGTCATGATAATGGTCGTGTAGCTACTTATACTGATAGTAGTGCATCTTATTGTGTTAATGATGCAGCAACTAGTGCTGATAATAATATAGTTCAGTCTAGTAACACTGATAATATAGCTGTTAGTTCTCAGAATAATAATAAACTAGGTACTGTAAATAAATCAAGTTCAACAACTTCTAATAAGAATTTAAAACAATATGGTAACACGTATTATATATCTACGGATGGTTCCAGTTATAATAGTGGTAGAAGCAGTTATGATGCCTGGTCATATGGCTATGGATTAAACACACTTAAAAATAGCAGATATAATAATTCAGTGGTATATATCCAGTCTGGTACTTACTATGTTAATAGTACTGTAACATTCAATAAGAAAGTGACCCTTACAATTAGGGGTGATGGTTATGTTACATTATATGGTAATGAGGGTAATAGTTGTTTTAATATTGTAAATGGTAATGTATCTATTTATAACATTAATTTTGTAAACTTCTATGGTACTAATGGTGGTGCTATACATAACACGGCAAATAACACTATACTACGATATAATAAATTCACTAATAATTATGCTAATATTGGTGGTGCTGTTTATATAAACGGTAATAATAATGAGCTTATAGAGAACACATTTGAGTATAACCGTGCTAGTTATGGTGGTGCTGTTTATGTTAAAGGTCAGTCTAACAATGTTAGATATAATAACATGTCAGAGAACAATGCAGATTATAGTGGTGGTGCAATAAATAATCTCGGAATATATACACGAATAATTAGTAATGGATTCTATAATAATAATGCTGGAACTCTTGGAGGAGCAGTAAGTAACTGGAATACTAATGGTGTGTCAATAAAATATAATACTATAAGCTATAATCAGGCAAACTATGGTGGAGCAGTTTACTATAGAGGTAAATATGTAAACATATATGATAATGATTTCAGTAGTAATGAAGCTCAGCATAGCGGCGGATCAGTATTTGTCATAGGACAAAATAATCAGTTAAAGGAAAATCAATTCAGCAATAATAATGCTAATAATGGTGCTGGAATAAATAATCTTGGTACAAACACAGTAATATCTGGAAATAAATTCACATCTAACACTGCAAGTAGTGTGGGCGGAGCAATCAGTAACTGGAATGCTGTTGATGCAACAATAACAAGTAATACTATAACAAATAACAGTGCAAGTTATGGAGCTGTATATGTTAAAGGAAAAAACATTAAACTAACACAGAATAATATAGACGGTAATACTGCTACAAGTAGTGGTGGAGCAATTTTTAACATTGGAACAAAAACACAGATAATTAACAATACAATAAGCTATAATACAGCATCAAGTTATGGTGGAGCAATAAATAACTGGAATGCAGCATATGTTCTGGTTAAAGATAATATAATCATGTACAATAATGCAACTACCGGCGGAGCAATATATCTCAAAAGTTCAAATTCCAATATAACACATAATACAATCTTCGATAATTATGCAGAGAATTCCGGAGGAGCAGTGTATAACATAGGAAACAATAATATAATCAATTTAAACAACCTACAATACAATGAAGCATACAATTCAGGCAGCGTATTGTATAATGAATGGCCTTCAAAAAATCTACTCGTAAAAAATAACACTATAAACAATAACATTGCCGATGAAGGAACTATAATAGTTAATGAATATCAGGCAAAAATCATAGGAAACAATATTAACTACAATGAAGTAAACAATGGAATTATAATAGCAAATTATGCTGCAAGTACTAAAACAGTAATATCACAGAATAACTTTAAGGGTAACTACTTATATGATAATACTGGTGAAGGTGACTTTAACAGTATAGTATTCTGTTCTGGAGAAAATACAAATATAACAAGCAATACATTCACAGATAATTATATAGCTAATTATGGAATGATAACAGTAAGATACACAACAAATGCCCGTATATCATATAATACAATTAAAAATAATGAAATGGAAGGTAACGGACTAATATACAACTATCGTTCATATAAAACAAGAATTACCAATAATAAAATCACAAATAATGGTATTGGAAGTGGTAACTCTGGAGCTATAGTAATAGAATCAGGTTCTACTCGTACAACTACTTCAGGCAACACTATAAAAAATAATTATTATTATAGTGACTATTAA